One window of Halorussus sp. MSC15.2 genomic DNA carries:
- a CDS encoding protein-glutamate O-methyltransferase CheR — translation MTPDDEAFEELLDYVESELGFATSYYDDAYLDRRVSSRMRRSDTDDYAEYHDLLSGDEREQEALLDAFSVNVTSFFRNPEVWEEMRSVIRALSEERSRIRLWSAACSDGREPYSMSMLALDDPEVDDSRIRITATDIDREILAAARQGVYENTRTTDIGEQLAPLDEYERYVERDGDQFAVADAVKELVSFERHDLINGDPKSNFDLVVCRNLFIYIDTEHKLPILETVSKSLSEGGYLVIGKTETLPELLKPAFEPIARRLRIYRKIDSIPDRS, via the coding sequence GTGACGCCCGACGACGAGGCGTTCGAGGAGTTACTCGACTACGTGGAGTCCGAACTCGGGTTCGCCACGAGTTACTACGACGACGCGTATCTCGACCGCCGGGTCTCCTCGCGGATGCGCCGGTCGGACACCGACGACTACGCGGAGTACCACGACCTGCTCAGCGGGGACGAGCGCGAACAGGAGGCGCTGCTCGACGCCTTCTCGGTCAACGTCACGAGTTTCTTCCGGAACCCGGAGGTCTGGGAGGAGATGCGGTCGGTCATCCGGGCGCTCTCGGAGGAGCGCAGTCGAATCCGACTCTGGAGCGCGGCGTGTTCCGACGGCCGCGAACCGTACTCGATGTCGATGTTGGCCTTAGACGACCCGGAGGTGGACGACTCGCGTATCCGAATAACCGCGACCGACATCGACCGCGAGATACTCGCGGCGGCCCGACAGGGCGTCTACGAGAACACGCGCACGACCGACATCGGCGAGCAACTCGCGCCCCTCGACGAGTACGAGCGGTACGTCGAGCGCGACGGCGACCAGTTCGCCGTGGCCGACGCGGTCAAGGAGTTGGTGTCGTTCGAGCGCCACGACCTCATCAACGGCGACCCCAAGTCGAACTTCGACCTCGTCGTGTGCCGGAACCTCTTCATCTACATCGACACCGAACACAAACTCCCGATTCTGGAGACGGTGTCGAAGTCCCTGTCGGAGGGCGGGTATCTCGTCATCGGGAAGACCGAGACCCTTCCCGAACTGCTCAAACCGGCCTTCGAACCTATCGCCCGACGACTCCGTATATACAGGAAGATAGACAGCATTCCTGACAGGTCGTAG